The Oncorhynchus nerka isolate Pitt River unplaced genomic scaffold, Oner_Uvic_2.0 unplaced_scaffold_7901, whole genome shotgun sequence genome segment TATAGTTTTATTATATAAATTATATTGTGTGTTGGGGGTGAGTAGTATAATTTTATAGTATATAAATTATATATTGTGTTGGGGGTGAGTAGTATAATTTTTATAGTATATAAATTATATATTGTGTTAGTTTTATAGTATATAAATTATATATTGGGGTGAGTAGTATAATTTTATAGTATATAAATTATATATTGTGTTGGGGTGAGTAGTATAGTTTTATAGTATATAAATTATATATTGTGTTGGGGGGGTGAGTAGTATAATTTTATAGTATATAAATTATATATTGTGTTGGGGGGGTGAGTAGTATAATTTTATAGTATATAAATTATATATTGTGTTGGGGGGGTGAGTAGTATAGTTTTATAGTATATAAATTATATTGTGTGTTGGGGGGGTGAGTAGTATAGTTTTATAGTATATAAATGATATTGATATTTTATAGTATATTACTAGAAAAACAAGGAGTTACATAATTACCTCCTGGAACAGGAAGGGTCTGGATCCCCCGTTGAACCAGCGGGTGTTGAGGTTGTGCAGACTTCCGTAGATGACAGCAAGGTCGCCGGGCCACATGTGTTTACTGGCGTCCACTCTGAACCCGGCCACTCCCATGTCGATCAGCTTGTTCATGTAGTCGGCCACCTTTTCTCTGACGTAGTTTTTCTCTAGGGCGAGATCCAGCAGACTCACCAGACGACAATCACGCACCTGGGGATGGAGCTAAACCTTAAGTAAGCTGATTATCGTCATTTGTCCGTTACCAActtgagagagtgacagtgtgaaaGTATCACAATAACACAAATTGCATTGTATCACACAAGTAAAACAGCAAACTTGAATCAATTTAGACTTAAAAACATTTTGGTTTCC includes the following:
- the LOC135566039 gene encoding alpha-amylase-like, whose translation is MNSALLAADRQFQRLPETWNSAWRSCRWDHQIRVARPCGVEAFVCYNDINQVRDCRLVSLLDLALEKNYVREKVADYMNKLIDMGVAGFRVDASKHMWPGDLAVIYGSLHNLNTRWFNGGSRPFLFQEVIM